The sequence below is a genomic window from Flavobacterium lipolyticum.
ACTTTTCTAAACCTTCTTACAGGAACGATCCCACCGGACAGTGGACGAGTTGTAAAAGGCGACACCATCAAAATTGGTTATTACACGCAAAGCGGAATCAATCCGAAACCGGGACAAAGAGTTATCGATATTATTAAAGAATACGGAGAATATATTCCGTTAGCCAAAGGCAAAATTATATCGGCTTCACAATTATTGGAGCGTTTTCTTTTTGACGCCAAAAAACAATATGATTACGTTGACAAATTAAGTGGTGGAGAATTAAAACGTTTGTATTTATGTACGGTTCTGATTCAGAATCCTAACTTTTTAATTTTAGATGAGCCTACAAACGATTTAGATATTGTAACGCTAAACGTTTTAGAAAGTTTCCTTTTAGATTATCCGGGATGTTTACTGGTAGTTTCGCACGACCGTTATTTCATGGATAAAATTGTCGATCATTTATTTGTTTTCAGAGGACAGGGCGAAATCGAAAATTTCCCCGGAAACTACTCTGATTTCAGAGCCTACGAAGACAGTGCCGATGTGGCTCAGAAAGAAGAGAACAAGGCCGAAAAGAAAGACTGGAAGCAAAACAATCCAACCGGAAATCTAAGTTTCAACGAGCAGAAAGAATATCAGAAACTGGAAAGAGAAATCAAAGATTTAGAAATCGAAAAGACTAAAATCGAACAATTATTCTCTGACGGAAAAGTTGCCGATGCTGATATCGAGAAAAAGGCAAACGAATTACAAAACATCATCAACAAAATAGATCAGAAAGAAGAACGTTGGTTCGAGCTTTCAGCTAAGATTGAGGGATAGTTATTTTAGTTTTCAGTCTCGGTTTTCAGTCTCAGTTCGTAGTTACAGGTTGCAGTCTCGGTTTTCAATCACAGGTGTCGTTTTTGTTTGAAAGATGTTTTTTTTGTAAGAATAATTTTAATATATTTATTGTCTTTATGTAAAAAATTACAACTACATTATGGACTTTAAAGAACTATTAGCATATCAAAAATCATTTGAACTGGCGATGCAAATATTTGATCTTTCAAAAACATTTCCTAAAGAGGAAAAATATTCTCTGACCGATCAAATTAGACGTTCTTCAAGGAGTGTTTCGGCTAATATTGCTGAATCATACCGAAAAAGAAGATATGTAAATCATTTTATAAGTAAATTGACTGACAGTGATGCTGAGAATTCGGAAACTAACGTCTGGCTGGAGTTTTCACTTAGATGCGATTACATTAATCAAAAAACTTTTAACGAACTTAACGTCAAAACTAGAGAAATTGGAAAGCTCATTAATTACATGATAAAAAATCCTGAGAAATTTGGGTGCTCGATTTAGTTTGCAGTTTACAGTCGCAGTCAACAGTTGCAACTGAATAATGAAAACTGTGACTGAACATTATGACTGTAAACTGAGTCTGAACACCGAGACTGAATACTGTGACTGAATACTGTGACTGCGAACCAATTCATTATATTTATACCCTTAAAAAAACACCACAATGAAAAAATTATTAGCTTCACTATTTGCCGTAATGCTTTTTATTTCTTGTTCAAAAGATGAAAAAGAAAAGGATTACACCGCTCAAAACGAAAAAGAAATTACGGATTATATTGCAAAAAATAAACTAACTGCACAAAGAACCAGCACAGGACTTTACTACGTTATTGATGTTCCGGGAACAGGAATTCAGCCAACGGCAAAATCTAATGTAACTGTAGCTTACAGAGGCTCTTTTACCAATGGAACGGTATTCGATCAAAGTAATTCAGATGGAATTTCGTTCTATTTAGATGAAGTGGTAAAAGGATGGACAGAAGGCATTCCTTATTTTAAAACCGGTGGAAGTGGGATTCTTCTTGTTCCTTCGCATTTGGGCTATGGCAGCAAAGGAAATAATAAAATCCCCGGAGGCTCAGTACTTATTTTTGATGTTAAATTAATCAAGGTAAACAAATAAGCTTCAATTAACAAAATGATTCTACAAAGATCAATTAAGGGCTTTAATTTAGAATCAAATACTCAAACAAATACACAGAGATTCGCAAAAAAAGCGAGCTGCAGAAATTTTTTTTGCGAATCTTTGCATTTCTCTGTGAATCTCTGCGAAACAAAAAAATGCTACATACAATAAAATCATATCTCAAATTTCTTTGGAACTCTAAAAACGAGCATGCTGTTCATTCTCCGTTTGTATTCCATCTATTGACGAAATGTTTTTACGACAGGAAACCAAAACCGGAATATTTAATTCTAAAAAAATATCGAAAATCACTTTTAGAAAATAAAAACTTCATTGAAGTAACCGATTTTGGAGCGGGTTCAAAAATTTTTAAATCCAACAACAGGCAAATCTCAAAAATTGCTTCAACAGCCGGAATCTCTCCAAAACGAGCTGAATTGTTATTTCGCGTAACCAATTATTTTCAGCCTAAGAATGTTTTAGAAATTGGAACATCATTAGGTTTGGCAACTGCAGCTTTGGCTTTAGGGAATCCAAAAGCAAAAGTTATTACATTAGAAGGTTGTCCAAATACAGCAAATGTTGCCCAAAATCAATTTACGGAATTTGATTGTTTGAATGTAAATTCAATTGTAACAGAATTTGAAAACTATCTTCAGGATATTCAACGGAGACTGAATACGGAGGCTCAAAACTTCGATTTAATCTATTTCGACGGTAATCATTCTAAAAAAGCAACTCTGGAATATTTTGAGCTTTTATTACCAACAATCAATAATGATTCGGTTTGGATCTTTGACGACATTCATTGGTCAGAAGAAATGGAAGAAGCCTGGGGAATCATCCAAAATCATCCAAAAGTAAAAGTCACTATAGACACTTTTCAATGGGGATTTGTATTTTTTAGATACGAACAGGAAAAAGAACATTTTGTGATTCGCGTTTGACAAATTTCAGTATACAATTTTTATTACATTTGTTACTATACGAAGTTTATATGAATGCAATCAAAATTGATACCCCTTTAGAATACTCTATAGCCGTAACTGAATTCCTTTCAGACAATCCAAATGCCAATTGTGTTATTATTGCTTCTGCCACAGGAGTCAAGCAAAATTATTATCAGAATTTTTCAAAGTTTTTATCTAAAAACAATTACTCTGTTTTTACTTTTGACTATGGCGGAATTGGCGATTCTAAACTTCAACCTCTTTCTAAGTTTTCTACAACAGCTTCAAATTGGGCACAAAACGACTTTGAAAGTGTAGTTAAATATGTCAAAAATAAAACTCCAAACAGCAAATTATTCATCATAACACATAGTATTGGCGGTCAGCTTATTGGCTTAGTTCCTTCGAATAATTTATTTGACGGCGTTATAATGGTGGCATCACAATCCGGAAGCTGGATACACTGGAAAGGATTTGACCGATTAAAAATGCAGTTTTTGTGGTATGCAATTATACCGTCTCTTACTAAAATCTTCAATTACCTCCCTTCCAGTCACTTCACCCGAATGGAAGATCTACCAAAAGGAATGGCGATTGAATGGGCCAAATGGTGCAAGAAACCCAACTACCATTTTGACTGCATCGAAAATGCAAAAGAACATTACGATAAAATAAACTGCAGCATTAAATCCTATAGTATCGACAACGATTTTTATGCCACTGTATCGGCAATTGATTGGATTGCTTCCAAATTTAAAAAATCTGAAGTAAGCAGAATTCATTTAAAAGCAGAAGAATTTGGCGTAAAAGACATAGGTCATTTCGGTTTTTTCAGAAGTCAGTTTAAAGATACGATCTGGCCTATTTTTTTAGAAGATTTAAAAAGATTTCAATCTCAATAATTTACAAAATAGTAGATAAAAAAAATGGCAACCATTTCTGGCTGCCATCTTTTTACTAATTCAAAATTTTAAAACTTACTTCTTAGCCGCTGCCGTTTCTTCAGACTTCGCCCCCATTCTGTTTAAAGTATACATTGGCGCAAATTTTAATTTCAAACCGGCAATTTTACGATTGTCTTCGCCTGTTAAGCCTTCTTTTTCTACTGTATTTTTTCGGCTGTCAAGTGCTTCATACATCAATTTAATTTCGTCCCAGTCTTCACGGGAGTAACTGTCTTTATTTTTTTCTACCGTATGCACAAACTGTTGGTAGACACTATGAATGTTTTTAGCATTCACCCAGGCAAAACTCATATCTTCTCCAATTTTTCCTTCACCAAATAAAGCATTACGCAATTGCTGTTTTGGACTTGGGGCCGGAGGAGCAAGAATAGTCACCATATTATTTCTAAATTCTTCGTATTTGATCTTACTCGTATTTATTTTCTCTGTCGCGGCATTATTTTCTTTAATATCAGCAAGTGCCAGTTGAGCATTCGTAGCTCTTTTTTCATACTCGGCTTCAACCGCTTTCCAATCAGCCTTTAAATCATCAGCCTTAACATTTTTAACAGAATCGACATAGGCAACATAAGAATCGATTGTTTTTTCGGCCTGTTCTTGTTTTTCATCTTTACAGGATACAAAACCTAATGCGATTACCGCAATTCCGGATAATAATGATATATTTTTCATAATCTTAGTTGTTTTAGTTACTATCTTAACAAATCTACCTAAAACCTAACCTAAAAAATTACACAATTATCATCTTTTAAACCTTAAAAACATATTAAAACTATAAAATACAAAATTCGATGTTAATTATGTAAAATTTACCAAAAACAACATAACGCTCTTCTGTCGAAAAAAGATATGTTTTTTGATTATTTTCAGATGAATAAAAACAAAAGACAATTTGTAACAAAAACCAAATCTCGACTACTCATACTTTTATTGAAAAGTCTTTTGTACATTTAAATCCAAAATTGTAAATCGAAATGGCAAATCCATTAATTAAAATAACCAACATCAAACGAGATTTCGTTCTGGGTAATGAAATTGTTTATGTTTTAAAAGGAATCGACCTGCAAATCAACAAAGGAGAATATGTGGCTTTAATGGGCCCATCCGGATCCGGAAAATCAACTTTAATGAATTTACTGGGTTGTTTGGATACGCCAACTTCCGGACAATACGTATTGAATGGAAAAGATGTCAGTCAAATGCGTGATGATGAACTGGCTGAAATTCGAAACAAAGAAATTGGTTTTGTATTTCAGACCTTCAATCTGCTGCCTAGAACTACAGCCTTAGACAATGTTGCCTTGCCTATGATTTATGCCGGTTACTCCAAAACAGAACGTGTTAAAAGAGCCGAAGAAGTTTTAAAGCAGGTAAATCTTGCCGACCGAATGGACCATCAGCCCAACCAGCTATCAGGAGGACAGCGTCAGCGTGTTGCCATTGCACGAGCTTTGGTCAATAAACCCTCTATTATTCTTGCCGATGAGCCAACCGGAAACTTAGACAGTAAAACTTCTGTGGAGATCATGAAACTCTTTGGCGACATTCACGAACAGGGAAACACCGTAATTCTGGTAACACACGAGGAAGACATTGCAGCCTATGCACATCGTGTAATACGCTTAAGAGACGGATTAATCGAAAGTGACACCCAAAAAGAAGTTAAATCGTTTAGTTGATTAACCGTTTAATCGCAAAGAAAAGCCTTTGAACCTTTGCACCTTAGAATCTTAGCACCTCAAAAAAAAAATGAAAGTATATACAAAAACAGGAGACAAAGGAACTACTGCTCTGTTTGGCGGTGACCGTGTTCCCAAAGACCATATCCGAATTGACAGTTACGGTACTGTAGACGAACTAAACTCTTATATAGGGCTTATTCGTGATCAGGAAATGGATGCACATTATAAAACTATTTTAATTGAAATTCAGGATCGTCTGTTTACCGTTGGTGCCATTTTGGCTACTCCGGCAGAAAAAGAGGTTCTTAAAAATGGGGAACTTCGTCTAAAAAACCTTGGAATTATCGATACCGATATCGAATTATTAGAGAATGAAATTGATCAAATGGAAGAAAGTCTTCCACAAATGACTCATTTTGTTTTACCTGGAGGACATCCTACTGTGTCACATTGTCATATAGCACGTTGTATTTGTCGTCGCGCCGAGCGTTTGGCAGTACATTTAAGCCATAATGAAGCTGTTCCTGAAATCGCAATTCGATACTTAAACCGACTTTCTGACTACCTTTTTGTCTTGGCACGGAAGTTGTCCTCAGATTTAAACGCGGAGGAAGTGAAATGGATTCCCAGAAAGTAAACAGTTTACAGTCGCAGTCACAGTATTCCATTGAAAAGCGAATTACTAAAAAAAGTAATTCAATCACAGTTTTCAGCTCTCAGTACTCACTGTCAACTGTGACCGGAAACTGATAACTAACAAAGACGTTCTTAAATTTTATTAAAATAAATCAAATTTTACTTGTCTTTTTCAGTAAAAAATTTATTTTTGCACAAAACTAAACAGATAACAGATGTATTGGACATTAGAATTAGCATCTTATTTAAGTGATGCGCCATGGCCTGCTAACAAAGATGAACTTATTGACTACGCTATTAGAGCTGGTGCTCCATTAGAAGTGGTAGAAAACCTTCAGTCGATTGAAGACGAAGGCGAGATATATGAATCAATGGAAGAAATTTGGCCTGATTATCCAACAGACGAAGATTATCTTTGGAATGAGGATGAATATTAAAAAATAAACCAAAGGAAAAAGTCTCATCACCGAGGCTTTTTTTTTGGTTCAAATACACATTTACATAAAATAGAAATACAATAAATCATGAGTTTCATAAACAGTATTATTAAAGTCTTTGTAGGTGATAAATCACAGAAAGATGTCAAAGCTTTACAGCCTTACTTAAACAAAATTAAAACATTCGAAACCAGCCTAATGAGCTTGTCTCACGACGAATTAAGGGCCAGAACTGTATTTTTTAAGGAAAGAATAAAAGAAGCCAGAGCTGATAAAGATGCTAAAATTGCTTCGCTTAAAGCAGAAGTAGAAAACATCGAAGACATCGACAAAAGAGAAGATCTTTATGATGCGATTGATACTCTTGAAAAAGAAGCTTACGAAATCTCAGAAAAAATTTTATTGGAAATCCTTCCTGAAGCTTTCTCTGTAGTAAAAGAAACTGCAAGACGTTTCAAAGAAAATTCTCATATTGAAGTTACCTCAACTGCAAAAGACCGCGAATTTTCGGCAACAAAACCATACGTTGTTATAGATGGCGAAAAATCTGTCTGGGCTAACAAATGGAATGCTGCCGGAAAAGACATCACCTGGGATATGATTCACTACGATGTTCAGTTAATTGGCGGTATGGTGTTGCACGAAGGTAAAGTTGCCGAGATGCAAACAGGGGAAGGTAAAACTTTAGTTGCTACACTTCCATTATACTTAAATGCCTTGACCGGGAACGGAGTTCACTTAGTAACCGTGAATGATTACCTTGCCAAACGTGATAGTACATGGAAAGCACCTTTATTTGAATTCCATGGTTTAACTGTTGATTGTATCGATAATCACCAGCCAAGTACGGAACAAAGAAAGAAAGCATACGACGCCGATATCACTTACGGAACCAATAACGAATTTGGTTTTGACTATTTAAGAGATAACATGGCACATTCGCCAAGCGATTTAGTACAAAGAAAACACAACTATGCTATTGTCGATGAGGTCGATTCTGTATTGATTGATGACGCCAGAACACCACTTATTATTTCAGGACCGGTACCTCAGGGAGACCGTCATGAATTTAATGAGCTGAAACCAAAAATCGAAAACTTAGTAGCACAACAACGTCAGTTGGCAAACGGTTTCTTAGCAGAAGCAAAAAAATTAATCAAAGAAGGAAATACTAAAGAAGGTGGATTCTTATTGTTAAGAGCTTACAGAAGTTTACCTAAAAATAAAGCATTAATTAAATTTTTGAGTGAAGAAGGAATCAAACAATTGCTTCAAAAAACCGAAAATCAATACATGCAGGACAACAATCGCGAAATGCATAAAGTGGATGAAGCTTTGTATTTTGTAATTGAAGAAAAAAACAATCAGGTTGAATTGACAGATAATGGTATCCAATATCTTTCAGGAGATACTGATCCTGACTTTTTCGTACTTCCGGATATCGGAACTGAAATTGCCGCTATCGAAAAGCAAAAACTAGACAAAGATGGTGAAGCAGAAGCGAAAGAAAGATTATTCCAGGATTTTGGAGTAAAAAGCGAGCGTATTCATACTCTAACTCAACTTTTAAAAGCCTACGCTCTTTTCGAGAAAGATGTAGAATATGTGATCATGGACAACAAAATTATGATTGTCGATGAGCAAACTGGCCGTATCATGGATGGCCGTCGTTATTCTGACGGTTTACACCAGGCGATCGAAGCTAAAGAAAATGTAAAAATCGAAGCTGCTACACAAACTTTTGCAACTGTTACATTACAGAATTATTTCAGAATGTACAGTAAATTAGGTGGTATGACCGGTACAGCTGTTACAGAAGCTGGCGAGTTATGGCAGATTTACAAATTAGACGTTGTTGAAATTCCAACCAACCGTCCGATTGCGAGACAAGATAAAGAAGACTATATCTACAAAACAACACGTGAAAAATTCAATGCTGTAATTGAAGACGTAACTGAATTATCAAATGCAGGAAGACCTGTTCTTATTGGAACAACTTCTGTAGAGATTTCAGAGTTATTAAGCCGTATGTTGAAAATGAGAGGCGTTACACATAACGTTTTGAATGCTAAAATGCACAAACAAGAGGCACAAATTGTAGAAGAAGCAGGAAAAGCCGGAGTAGTAACGATTGCAACCAACATGGCTGGTCGTGGTACCGATATTAAATTAACTCCAGAGGTAAAAGCTGCCGGAGGTTTAGCCATCGTGGGTACAGAGCGTCATGACTCTCGTCGTGTAGACAGACAGTTACGTGGTCGTGCAGGACGTCAGGGAGATCCGGGAAGTTCTCAGTTTTATGTTTCACTTGAAGACAACTTAATGCGTTTATTTGGTTCTGAAAGAGTAGCCAAAGTGATGGACAGAATGGGACTTCAGGAAGGCGAAGTAATTCAGCATTCTATGATGACGAAATCTATCGAGCGTGCACAGAAAAAAGTAGAAGAAAATAACTTTGGTGTTCGTAAACGTTTATTAGAATATGATGACGTAATGAACTCTCAACGTGAAGTAGTATACAAACGTCGTCGTCATGCTTTGTTTGGTGAGCGTTTGAAACTGGATATCGCAAACATGCTTTACGATACTTGTGAGCTAATCGTAAGTCAAAATAAAGCAGCTAATGATTTCAAAACTTTCGAATTTGATCTGATCCGTTATTTCTCTATCACTTCTCCAATTTCTGAAGCTGATTTTACGAAATTATCAGACATCGAAATTACAGGAAAAATATACAAAGAGACTTTGACTTTCTATACTGAAAAAACAGAAAGAAGCGCCAGAGAAGCTTTCCCAATCATTAAAGGAGTTTACGAAGAGCCAAACAATCATTTTGAGCGTATCGTAGTTCCATTTACAGACGGTATCAAAACACTGAATGTGGTAACCGACTTGAAAAAAGCATACGACAGCGAAGGAGCTCAGTTAATTGCCGATTTCGAGAAAAACATTACTCTTTCTATCGTTGATGAGGCCTGGAAAAAACATTTACGCAAAATGGACGAATTGAAACAATCAGTTCAATTGGCCGTTCACGAGCAAAAAGATCCATTGCTTATTTACAAATTAGAAGCTTTCAATTTGTTCAGAGGAATGTTAGACAACGTTAACAGAGAAGTTATTTCATTCTTGTTCAAAGGGGATTTACCGGCTCAAAACGTTCCTGAAATTCACGAAGCTAAAGAAGTACGTCAAAAAGAAAACTTCAAATTAAGCAAAGACGAAATCGTAAACAGCGAGGAAATCAACCGTGAAGCCGGAGAAACACAACAGCGTCAGGTTACAGAAACGATTGTAAGAGATATGCCAAAAATCAATCGTAATGATACCGTAACTGTTCAGGAAGTTGCAACCGGCAAAACAGAAACAATGAAATTTAAAAAAGCGGAATCTTTAGTAGCCTCAGGCGAATGGGTTATCGTTAAATAATAAAGACTTTTAATTAAGCTAACCCGACAGGTTTCAAAAAACCTGTCGGGTTTATCTTTTTAAATCATCCGATTTACGAAAACAATTATCAAATCCGACAGGTTTTAAAAACGTGTCGGATTTATTTTTTTGAAAAAAAAACAGCATTTGTTCGTTCAAAAAACGATTATAGTGTATTTTTGCATTCGAAACAACGAAATCTACTCTTGAAGAAGTTATTTACCAT
It includes:
- a CDS encoding four helix bundle protein → MDFKELLAYQKSFELAMQIFDLSKTFPKEEKYSLTDQIRRSSRSVSANIAESYRKRRYVNHFISKLTDSDAENSETNVWLEFSLRCDYINQKTFNELNVKTREIGKLINYMIKNPEKFGCSI
- a CDS encoding FKBP-type peptidyl-prolyl cis-trans isomerase, which translates into the protein MKKLLASLFAVMLFISCSKDEKEKDYTAQNEKEITDYIAKNKLTAQRTSTGLYYVIDVPGTGIQPTAKSNVTVAYRGSFTNGTVFDQSNSDGISFYLDEVVKGWTEGIPYFKTGGSGILLVPSHLGYGSKGNNKIPGGSVLIFDVKLIKVNK
- a CDS encoding class I SAM-dependent methyltransferase yields the protein MLHTIKSYLKFLWNSKNEHAVHSPFVFHLLTKCFYDRKPKPEYLILKKYRKSLLENKNFIEVTDFGAGSKIFKSNNRQISKIASTAGISPKRAELLFRVTNYFQPKNVLEIGTSLGLATAALALGNPKAKVITLEGCPNTANVAQNQFTEFDCLNVNSIVTEFENYLQDIQRRLNTEAQNFDLIYFDGNHSKKATLEYFELLLPTINNDSVWIFDDIHWSEEMEEAWGIIQNHPKVKVTIDTFQWGFVFFRYEQEKEHFVIRV
- a CDS encoding alpha/beta hydrolase family protein produces the protein MNAIKIDTPLEYSIAVTEFLSDNPNANCVIIASATGVKQNYYQNFSKFLSKNNYSVFTFDYGGIGDSKLQPLSKFSTTASNWAQNDFESVVKYVKNKTPNSKLFIITHSIGGQLIGLVPSNNLFDGVIMVASQSGSWIHWKGFDRLKMQFLWYAIIPSLTKIFNYLPSSHFTRMEDLPKGMAIEWAKWCKKPNYHFDCIENAKEHYDKINCSIKSYSIDNDFYATVSAIDWIASKFKKSEVSRIHLKAEEFGVKDIGHFGFFRSQFKDTIWPIFLEDLKRFQSQ
- a CDS encoding DUF6565 domain-containing protein; translation: MKNISLLSGIAVIALGFVSCKDEKQEQAEKTIDSYVAYVDSVKNVKADDLKADWKAVEAEYEKRATNAQLALADIKENNAATEKINTSKIKYEEFRNNMVTILAPPAPSPKQQLRNALFGEGKIGEDMSFAWVNAKNIHSVYQQFVHTVEKNKDSYSREDWDEIKLMYEALDSRKNTVEKEGLTGEDNRKIAGLKLKFAPMYTLNRMGAKSEETAAAKK
- a CDS encoding ABC transporter ATP-binding protein codes for the protein MANPLIKITNIKRDFVLGNEIVYVLKGIDLQINKGEYVALMGPSGSGKSTLMNLLGCLDTPTSGQYVLNGKDVSQMRDDELAEIRNKEIGFVFQTFNLLPRTTALDNVALPMIYAGYSKTERVKRAEEVLKQVNLADRMDHQPNQLSGGQRQRVAIARALVNKPSIILADEPTGNLDSKTSVEIMKLFGDIHEQGNTVILVTHEEDIAAYAHRVIRLRDGLIESDTQKEVKSFS
- a CDS encoding cob(I)yrinic acid a,c-diamide adenosyltransferase, producing the protein MKVYTKTGDKGTTALFGGDRVPKDHIRIDSYGTVDELNSYIGLIRDQEMDAHYKTILIEIQDRLFTVGAILATPAEKEVLKNGELRLKNLGIIDTDIELLENEIDQMEESLPQMTHFVLPGGHPTVSHCHIARCICRRAERLAVHLSHNEAVPEIAIRYLNRLSDYLFVLARKLSSDLNAEEVKWIPRK
- a CDS encoding DUF2795 domain-containing protein, yielding MYWTLELASYLSDAPWPANKDELIDYAIRAGAPLEVVENLQSIEDEGEIYESMEEIWPDYPTDEDYLWNEDEY
- the secA gene encoding preprotein translocase subunit SecA codes for the protein MSFINSIIKVFVGDKSQKDVKALQPYLNKIKTFETSLMSLSHDELRARTVFFKERIKEARADKDAKIASLKAEVENIEDIDKREDLYDAIDTLEKEAYEISEKILLEILPEAFSVVKETARRFKENSHIEVTSTAKDREFSATKPYVVIDGEKSVWANKWNAAGKDITWDMIHYDVQLIGGMVLHEGKVAEMQTGEGKTLVATLPLYLNALTGNGVHLVTVNDYLAKRDSTWKAPLFEFHGLTVDCIDNHQPSTEQRKKAYDADITYGTNNEFGFDYLRDNMAHSPSDLVQRKHNYAIVDEVDSVLIDDARTPLIISGPVPQGDRHEFNELKPKIENLVAQQRQLANGFLAEAKKLIKEGNTKEGGFLLLRAYRSLPKNKALIKFLSEEGIKQLLQKTENQYMQDNNREMHKVDEALYFVIEEKNNQVELTDNGIQYLSGDTDPDFFVLPDIGTEIAAIEKQKLDKDGEAEAKERLFQDFGVKSERIHTLTQLLKAYALFEKDVEYVIMDNKIMIVDEQTGRIMDGRRYSDGLHQAIEAKENVKIEAATQTFATVTLQNYFRMYSKLGGMTGTAVTEAGELWQIYKLDVVEIPTNRPIARQDKEDYIYKTTREKFNAVIEDVTELSNAGRPVLIGTTSVEISELLSRMLKMRGVTHNVLNAKMHKQEAQIVEEAGKAGVVTIATNMAGRGTDIKLTPEVKAAGGLAIVGTERHDSRRVDRQLRGRAGRQGDPGSSQFYVSLEDNLMRLFGSERVAKVMDRMGLQEGEVIQHSMMTKSIERAQKKVEENNFGVRKRLLEYDDVMNSQREVVYKRRRHALFGERLKLDIANMLYDTCELIVSQNKAANDFKTFEFDLIRYFSITSPISEADFTKLSDIEITGKIYKETLTFYTEKTERSAREAFPIIKGVYEEPNNHFERIVVPFTDGIKTLNVVTDLKKAYDSEGAQLIADFEKNITLSIVDEAWKKHLRKMDELKQSVQLAVHEQKDPLLIYKLEAFNLFRGMLDNVNREVISFLFKGDLPAQNVPEIHEAKEVRQKENFKLSKDEIVNSEEINREAGETQQRQVTETIVRDMPKINRNDTVTVQEVATGKTETMKFKKAESLVASGEWVIVK